Proteins encoded together in one Telopea speciosissima isolate NSW1024214 ecotype Mountain lineage chromosome 4, Tspe_v1, whole genome shotgun sequence window:
- the LOC122660324 gene encoding cytochrome c oxidase subunit 6b-2-like — protein MAEIELKTAPADIRFPTTNQTRHCFTRYIEFHRCLATKGEESADCEKFARYYRSLCPGEWIERWEDQRAQGTFPGPL, from the exons ATTGAATTGAAAACAGCACCAGCTGATATTCGTTTCCCTACCACAAATCAAACTAGACATTGTTTCACTCGCTACATTGAGTTTCACag GTGTCTGGCAACAAAAGGTGAGGAATCTGCTGATTGTGAAAAGTTCGCAAGATACTACCGTTCCCTCTGCCCTGGTGAATGG ATTGAGAGATGGGAGGATCAGAGGGCTCAGGGAACTTTCCCCGGTCCTCTGTGA